One stretch of Spiroplasma mirum ATCC 29335 DNA includes these proteins:
- the recO gene encoding DNA repair protein RecO, with amino-acid sequence MFIRGVLVCEITDQGFEPRDSNSQYYYLLKQTLNYLTSAEDNLIAVVMLMFYSLRFFGVQWKLLTCARCFSKKNIKTISFSEEGLICKNCWQPGEAVFRVELIKDIMQWQTLEQINFNTLVKYKINNEIILLFLDALWILSK; translated from the coding sequence TTATTTATTAGGGGGGTATTAGTATGTGAAATTACCGACCAGGGTTTTGAACCACGTGACAGTAATTCTCAATATTATTATCTTTTAAAACAAACATTAAATTATTTAACTTCAGCAGAGGATAATTTAATTGCTGTTGTGATGTTAATGTTTTATAGTTTGCGATTCTTTGGTGTTCAATGAAAGTTATTAACTTGTGCTCGCTGTTTTAGTAAAAAAAATATTAAAACTATTAGTTTTAGTGAAGAGGGATTAATTTGTAAAAACTGTTGACAGCCTGGAGAAGCTGTTTTTAGGGTTGAATTAATTAAAGATATTATGCAATGACAAACTTTAGAACAGATTAATTTTAACACCTTAGTTAAGTACAAAATAAATAATGAAATTATCCTTCTTTTTTTGGATGCTTTGTGAATACTATCAAAATAA
- a CDS encoding Nif3-like dinuclear metal center hexameric protein — MQAKEIFKLIEKDFLKKLACKWDPTGYQYGKPTTQINKILVALDLTTTVIKKAIAENVNLIITHHPFVFNKLKQEKQDVIKKTIFQLLDQHQIVVYATHTNYDSQLSTGMNSLILQNLGCQNITNLTHDNVAKQGRLPVPLSYQDIITKLKNIFQIPVVQHIINDLTTKISTIAICTGAGGSIIHGLTDKIDLFITGEVKWNEWLKFDEQQIPVACFNHYMEDYYTNHFSQYLKGILPKTIDIIPFHIKNIINYY; from the coding sequence ATGCAAGCCAAAGAAATTTTTAAGCTAATTGAAAAGGATTTTTTAAAGAAACTAGCTTGTAAATGAGATCCCACTGGTTATCAGTATGGCAAACCAACAACCCAAATTAATAAAATCTTAGTAGCCTTAGATTTAACAACCACCGTTATTAAAAAAGCAATTGCGGAAAATGTAAACTTAATAATTACCCACCATCCTTTTGTTTTTAATAAATTAAAACAAGAAAAACAAGATGTTATTAAAAAAACAATTTTTCAGTTGTTAGATCAGCACCAAATTGTAGTTTATGCAACGCATACTAACTATGATAGTCAATTATCAACCGGGATGAATAGTTTAATTCTCCAAAATCTTGGGTGTCAGAATATTACTAACCTAACCCATGATAATGTTGCTAAACAAGGAAGACTACCAGTGCCATTAAGTTACCAAGACATTATTACCAAGCTAAAAAATATTTTTCAAATTCCGGTTGTTCAACATATTATTAATGATTTAACCACAAAAATTAGTACAATTGCAATTTGTACCGGTGCTGGTGGTAGTATTATCCATGGTTTAACTGATAAGATTGACTTGTTTATTACTGGTGAAGTTAAATGAAATGAATGGCTAAAATTTGATGAACAACAAATTCCTGTTGCTTGTTTTAATCATTATATGGAAGATTATTATACTAACCATTTTAGTCAATATTTAAAGGGAATATTACCAAAAACAATTGATATTATTCCATTTCATATTAAAAACATTATTAACTATTATTAA
- a CDS encoding recombination protein O N-terminal domain-containing protein — translation MTKKVISSEWLGQTVGIVINMRYYHDFDQIITIFFISIWQDLLLCTMSKKNSSKYKYSLQLFCELEFELFLTYHDDKLSKLKTGNLLTSRLFLSQ, via the coding sequence ATAACAAAGAAAGTTATTAGTTCCGAATGGTTAGGTCAAACTGTTGGCATTGTCATTAATATGCGTTATTATCATGATTTTGACCAAATTATTACCATTTTTTTCATTAGCATATGGCAAGACCTCCTTTTATGCACCATGAGTAAAAAAAATAGTTCAAAATATAAATATTCTTTACAATTATTTTGTGAATTAGAATTTGAATTATTCTTAACTTATCATGATGATAAATTAAGTAAGTTAAAAACTGGAAATTTATTAACATCCCGCTTATTCCTAAGCCAATAA
- the dnaG gene encoding DNA primase produces MALVSNEKIDLIRSKVDIVTIISQYLKLEKRGRNYWAVCPFHQDSHPSMSISPEKQIYRCFACSSGGNIFTFLQEYKNIPFVEVLKELAASAGISLTELDNYQVKSRYDDLDKKIFALNEVVKTYFINNLNTKKGQSAREYLTSRHIDHQQIEEFMIGYADNAPDSLYQFLLQKGYHINEMETAGLVSIKNEKVYDYFNNRVMFPILDDESNLIGFSGRVLTDTDHQVKYLNTPETKVFKKERLMYNIQNAKLEARKLGHMILLEGYMDVISLTKIDIKNTVALMGTNLSSYHLQALKKITNECLIFLDGDTPGVKASLKAAGKLLANNFKVKIVNNETNQDPDELVNSGQADVISAMLSKATHPVSFAINYYHSRFNLTDGNELQEFINIVGPLIKATDNAIEQELYINNLVQVTNIGKETLISEINNLISSQPVKVPKQNQVDLTHPQKIKKTSAVLKTTTQNALAYKIKTLKRYLLAEQQMILQLLNSRKAADFYEKKISILNDNDNRLIANYIIDYYHRHLGQESVNINMLCNEINEEKLINQLTMILNSSTFKTEYNTKALEDYAILINDFATEKEIAMLRAKLKKTTDIIEQQVISTEIDKMNLRLKFKKG; encoded by the coding sequence ATGGCGTTAGTCAGTAACGAAAAAATTGATTTAATTCGCTCAAAAGTTGATATTGTGACAATTATTTCCCAATATTTAAAACTAGAAAAACGGGGACGAAATTACTGAGCAGTATGTCCTTTTCACCAAGACTCGCATCCTTCGATGAGCATTTCGCCCGAAAAGCAAATTTATCGTTGCTTTGCTTGTTCATCAGGGGGCAATATCTTTACTTTTTTACAAGAATATAAAAATATTCCTTTTGTTGAGGTTTTAAAAGAATTAGCAGCAAGTGCTGGAATTTCTTTAACAGAGCTTGATAACTATCAAGTTAAATCACGCTATGATGACCTTGACAAAAAAATTTTTGCTTTGAATGAAGTTGTTAAAACTTATTTTATTAATAATCTGAATACTAAAAAAGGTCAGAGCGCACGGGAATACTTAACAAGTCGTCATATTGACCATCAGCAAATTGAAGAATTTATGATTGGTTATGCGGATAACGCCCCTGATAGTTTGTACCAATTCTTGTTACAAAAAGGTTATCATATTAATGAGATGGAAACCGCCGGGTTAGTTTCGATCAAAAATGAGAAAGTTTATGATTATTTTAATAACCGGGTAATGTTTCCGATTTTAGATGATGAAAGTAATCTTATTGGTTTTTCGGGACGGGTTTTAACAGATACTGACCACCAAGTAAAATATTTGAATACGCCCGAAACAAAAGTTTTTAAAAAAGAACGATTAATGTATAACATTCAAAATGCAAAACTAGAAGCCCGGAAGTTAGGGCACATGATTTTATTAGAAGGTTATATGGATGTTATTAGTTTAACCAAGATAGATATTAAAAATACTGTTGCTTTAATGGGAACTAATTTAAGTTCATATCACCTGCAAGCCTTAAAGAAAATTACCAATGAATGTTTAATCTTTTTAGATGGTGATACTCCCGGGGTGAAGGCGAGCTTAAAAGCCGCTGGTAAATTATTAGCTAATAATTTTAAGGTTAAAATTGTTAATAATGAAACGAACCAGGATCCCGATGAATTAGTCAATAGTGGCCAGGCAGATGTAATTAGTGCTATGCTTTCAAAAGCGACCCATCCTGTTAGTTTTGCAATTAATTATTACCATTCGCGTTTTAATTTAACCGATGGTAATGAACTTCAAGAATTTATTAATATTGTGGGGCCCTTAATTAAAGCAACCGATAATGCTATTGAGCAAGAATTATATATTAATAATTTAGTCCAAGTGACTAACATTGGTAAAGAAACTTTAATTAGTGAAATTAATAATCTTATAAGTTCCCAACCAGTAAAGGTTCCTAAACAAAACCAAGTAGATTTAACACATCCCCAAAAAATTAAGAAAACATCAGCAGTTCTAAAAACAACAACTCAAAATGCGTTGGCTTATAAAATTAAAACATTAAAACGGTATTTATTAGCTGAACAACAAATGATTTTACAATTATTAAATTCACGGAAGGCTGCTGATTTTTATGAAAAAAAAATTAGCATTTTAAATGATAATGATAATCGGTTAATTGCTAATTATATTATTGACTATTACCATAGACATTTGGGCCAAGAAAGTGTTAATATTAATATGTTGTGTAATGAAATTAATGAGGAAAAGTTAATTAATCAATTAACAATGATCCTCAATAGTTCAACATTTAAAACTGAATATAATACAAAAGCATTAGAAGACTATGCCATTTTAATAAATGATTTTGCAACGGAAAAAGAGATTGCAATGCTAAGGGCTAAATTAAAAAAAACAACTGATATTATAGAACAACAAGTAATATCAACTGAAATTGACAAAATGAATTTAAGATTAAAATTTAAGAAGGGGTAA
- a CDS encoding tRNA (adenine(22)-N(1))-methyltransferase — protein sequence MEILSERLLLIAKQVNHNDVICDIGTDHALIPIYLARGNLITKAYACDIAEQPLEQAKKNIAKYKIGEVITPVLADGLTGIKGIAIDSCIISGLGSNTILIILEQDADNINRYILCPNDDANLIRQWVKTQRYFLEQELIMKENDLIYEILVINKSAGKKVKNQKDIMFGPILRKEKSAIFKEKWLLKVVHFQSLLEKVPDKSAKAKELTQKIKLINKVI from the coding sequence ATGGAAATTTTATCAGAACGCTTATTGCTAATTGCTAAACAAGTTAATCATAATGATGTTATTTGTGATATTGGAACTGACCATGCGTTAATTCCAATTTATTTAGCAAGAGGTAATTTAATTACCAAAGCATATGCTTGTGATATTGCTGAACAACCTCTTGAACAAGCAAAAAAAAATATTGCTAAATATAAAATTGGTGAAGTAATTACTCCCGTGTTAGCAGATGGGCTAACAGGGATTAAGGGGATTGCCATTGATAGTTGTATTATTTCGGGATTAGGAAGTAACACAATTTTAATAATTTTAGAACAAGATGCTGATAATATTAATCGCTATATTCTTTGTCCAAATGATGATGCCAATTTAATTCGCCAGTGGGTAAAAACACAGCGTTACTTTTTAGAGCAAGAATTAATTATGAAAGAAAATGATCTTATTTATGAAATTCTTGTTATTAATAAATCAGCCGGAAAAAAAGTTAAAAACCAAAAAGATATCATGTTTGGACCAATTTTGCGCAAAGAAAAAAGTGCGATTTTTAAAGAAAAGTGATTATTAAAAGTGGTCCATTTTCAAAGTTTATTAGAAAAAGTTCCTGACAAATCAGCGAAAGCCAAAGAATTAACACAAAAAATTAAATTAATTAATAAGGTGATTTAA
- the ispH gene encoding 4-hydroxy-3-methylbut-2-enyl diphosphate reductase, giving the protein MNVIKVTPRGYCFGVIKSIKMAKDAIKNYPGQQIYMLGFLVHNHHVVNEITSLGIIPINDFKQDRLEILQTLPNNSVVVLSAHGSHEKIKDVALAKNITLVDTECEWVTATKDLIKEYLVKDYEIIFIGKDYHPETNAIMSIDPRIHLVTTLANVDKIIDKLDPRKPILVTNQTTLANVDIEEIVNKLKNIFGNRILFKNDLCNATLERQNAVLNLNPYEVQLLLVVGDERSNNTNKLVEMGENINIKSYRINDKNDINPAWLTSVTTVAVTAGASTPSLLQLEVIKYLENLP; this is encoded by the coding sequence GTGAATGTCATTAAAGTAACACCCCGGGGATATTGCTTTGGGGTTATTAAATCAATTAAAATGGCGAAGGATGCCATTAAGAATTATCCCGGACAGCAAATTTATATGCTTGGGTTTTTAGTTCATAATCATCATGTTGTTAATGAAATTACTAGCTTAGGAATTATTCCTATTAATGATTTTAAACAAGATCGCTTAGAAATTCTGCAAACTCTGCCAAATAATTCCGTAGTGGTGCTAAGTGCTCATGGGAGCCATGAAAAAATTAAGGATGTCGCACTAGCCAAAAATATTACCCTGGTTGATACCGAATGTGAATGAGTAACGGCAACCAAAGATCTAATTAAAGAATACCTTGTTAAAGATTATGAAATAATTTTTATTGGAAAAGATTATCACCCAGAAACCAATGCAATAATGTCAATTGACCCGCGAATTCATTTGGTAACCACCCTTGCCAATGTTGATAAGATAATTGATAAACTTGACCCGCGCAAACCAATCTTAGTTACTAATCAAACCACCCTTGCCAATGTTGATATTGAAGAAATTGTTAACAAGTTAAAAAATATCTTTGGGAATCGTATTCTTTTTAAAAATGATTTATGTAATGCTACCTTAGAGCGCCAAAATGCTGTCTTAAACTTGAATCCCTATGAAGTTCAATTATTATTGGTCGTTGGGGATGAACGGAGTAATAATACTAATAAATTAGTGGAAATGGGTGAAAATATTAATATTAAGTCTTATCGCATTAATGACAAAAATGATATTAACCCAGCATGGTTAACTAGTGTTACCACCGTAGCCGTCACCGCAGGTGCTTCGACTCCTAGCTTACTGCAATTAGAAGTTATTAAATATTTAGAAAATTTACCATAA
- a CDS encoding polysaccharide deacetylase family protein, translating into MLTFNDGPKASAENAILDILEKKVSGMFFQIGGNIDQRLYNKDPQHC; encoded by the coding sequence ATGTTAACCTTTAATGATGGTCCCAAAGCAAGTGCTGAGAATGCAATTCTCGATATTTTAGAAAAAAAAGTTAGTGGAATGTTTTTTCAAATTGGGGGTAATATTGACCAGCGTCTTTATAATAAAGACCCCCAACATTGCTAA
- the era gene encoding GTPase Era, translating to MKEIKSGFVAIVGRPNVGKSTLLNTILHNKVAIVTPKAQTTRNRIQGIYNDNESQIVFMDTPGVHKAKHEMGKFMNKVALSSTKSTDVILFLTPANKRIGDNDHFILKAIQERNVPIILVITKSDLVKKDELVLKITEWNKLAKFHEVIPISSLQNENITQLLALIKSNLQLGPQYYPDDVLTDQPEKFLIREIIREKILLLTEEEIPHSVAILIDQFEEQDNLLKIMASICVERTSQKGIIIGKQGKMIKEIGTKARLELEQILNTKIFLELFVKVVEKWREKASMIAKLGYNKESY from the coding sequence ATGAAAGAAATTAAATCAGGTTTTGTAGCGATTGTTGGTCGTCCGAATGTTGGAAAATCAACTTTATTAAATACCATCTTACATAATAAAGTTGCGATTGTTACCCCGAAAGCGCAAACAACAAGAAACCGGATTCAAGGGATTTATAATGACAATGAAAGTCAAATTGTTTTTATGGACACCCCCGGGGTTCATAAAGCAAAACATGAAATGGGAAAATTTATGAATAAAGTTGCTTTATCATCAACCAAATCCACCGATGTTATTTTATTTTTAACTCCTGCCAATAAAAGAATTGGTGATAATGACCACTTTATTTTAAAAGCAATTCAAGAACGCAATGTTCCAATAATTTTAGTTATTACTAAATCAGATTTGGTTAAAAAAGATGAGTTGGTTCTTAAAATTACAGAATGAAATAAGTTAGCTAAATTTCATGAAGTAATTCCGATTTCTAGTCTACAAAATGAAAACATTACCCAATTATTAGCCTTAATTAAATCTAATTTACAACTAGGACCTCAATATTATCCCGATGATGTTTTAACGGACCAGCCCGAAAAATTCTTAATAAGAGAAATTATTCGTGAAAAGATTTTGTTATTAACCGAAGAAGAAATTCCCCACAGTGTTGCTATCCTAATTGATCAGTTTGAAGAACAAGATAATTTATTAAAAATTATGGCATCAATTTGTGTTGAAAGAACTTCCCAAAAGGGGATTATTATTGGTAAACAAGGTAAAATGATTAAAGAAATTGGAACCAAAGCCCGTTTAGAGTTAGAACAAATTTTAAATACCAAGATCTTTTTAGAATTATTTGTGAAAGTGGTGGAAAAATGGCGTGAAAAAGCATCAATGATTGCCAAATTAGGGTATAACAAAGAAAGTTATTAG
- a CDS encoding glycine--tRNA ligase, whose amino-acid sequence MKYSLEEVVNHLKTQGFVFQGSEIYGGLANTWDFGPLGVEVERNLKSLWWDFFITKSKFNVGLDSAILMNNNVWKASGHLGHFSDTLLDCKKCKARMRTDKLIEEVYPEVNPGGWSNEELSAFIEEKYILCPICHAHDFTPIRQFELMFKTNQGVLQDEKSIVYLRPETAQGIFVNFKNIQRSLRKKLPFGIGQIGKSFRNEITPGNFIFRTREFEQMELEFFFDPQDETDWFEYWLNQVKLFLQKIGLQQQNYVLREHDSKELAHYAKRTVDVEYKFPFGQGELWGIANRTDFDLKRHSEFSKQDLSYLNQETNTKVFPYVIEPSVGVGRLMLALLYDAYCVETINDNDTRVVLKLNPHLAPYQIAVIPLSKQLNDYAYQLYEELLQKYHCIYDETGNIGKRYRRQDAIGTPYCVTFDFDSIEDQKVTVRDRDTTEQTRIEISKLSAYLDKLLNKSF is encoded by the coding sequence ATGAAATATTCTTTAGAAGAAGTTGTTAATCATTTAAAAACCCAAGGATTTGTTTTTCAAGGCAGTGAAATTTATGGTGGTTTAGCAAACACCTGAGATTTTGGGCCATTAGGAGTTGAAGTTGAACGGAATTTAAAAAGTCTATGGTGAGATTTTTTTATTACAAAATCAAAATTTAATGTTGGCTTAGATAGTGCAATTTTAATGAATAATAATGTCTGAAAAGCATCTGGGCATTTAGGGCATTTTTCTGATACATTATTAGATTGTAAAAAATGTAAAGCACGCATGCGCACTGACAAATTAATTGAAGAAGTTTACCCTGAGGTGAATCCTGGGGGATGAAGTAATGAGGAATTATCTGCTTTTATTGAAGAAAAATACATTTTATGTCCCATTTGTCATGCCCATGATTTTACGCCAATTCGTCAGTTTGAATTAATGTTTAAAACCAACCAGGGGGTTTTACAAGATGAAAAATCAATTGTTTATTTACGTCCCGAAACCGCGCAGGGGATTTTTGTTAACTTTAAAAATATTCAACGTTCTTTACGTAAGAAATTACCATTTGGGATTGGTCAAATTGGGAAGTCATTTCGTAATGAAATTACCCCCGGAAATTTTATTTTCCGTACTCGTGAATTTGAACAAATGGAATTAGAATTTTTCTTTGACCCCCAGGATGAAACCGACTGGTTTGAATATTGACTAAACCAAGTTAAATTATTTTTGCAAAAAATTGGTTTGCAACAGCAAAACTATGTTTTACGTGAACATGATTCCAAAGAATTAGCCCACTATGCAAAACGAACAGTTGATGTTGAATATAAATTTCCTTTTGGTCAAGGGGAATTATGAGGAATTGCCAACCGAACAGATTTTGATTTAAAACGTCATAGTGAATTTTCAAAACAAGATTTATCATATTTAAACCAAGAAACTAATACCAAGGTATTTCCTTATGTAATTGAACCATCAGTTGGAGTTGGCCGTTTAATGTTAGCATTATTATATGATGCTTATTGTGTGGAAACTATTAATGATAATGACACCCGTGTGGTGTTAAAATTAAATCCGCACTTGGCCCCATATCAAATTGCTGTTATTCCGTTAAGTAAGCAATTAAATGACTATGCTTACCAATTATATGAAGAATTATTACAAAAATATCATTGTATTTACGATGAAACCGGAAATATCGGGAAACGTTATCGTCGCCAGGATGCAATTGGAACCCCATATTGTGTTACTTTTGACTTTGATAGCATAGAAGATCAGAAAGTTACAGTCCGTGATCGTGATACAACAGAACAAACAAGAATTGAAATTAGTAAATTATCAGCATATTTAGATAAGTTATTAAATAAATCATTTTAA
- a CDS encoding sigma-70 family RNA polymerase sigma factor produces MMLSKKEVKNMKSFEEFKEYINKFLEENNNEIEQEKVLELINEHFELEDNDVDEYFEELLANGVEFSDVNLDTEDLTEDLEDNSAAISDEKTAKKPREDRIKYKVGGISNETKIQDIIKAYFNVLGTSKILTRDEEIKYAKMLESSDPEEKKYGREKLITSNLKLVVSVARKHLNRGLDFSDLIEEGNIGLMKAVDKFDYTRGFKFSTYATWWIRQAITRAIADQGRTIRIPVHMVETINKLTRIERQLTQELGREPTFDEIADRMRQGMTGEKVREIKRLSIKPVSLEKPIGDEDDTHFGDFVDNKDIFTPDEYAEKESLREVIDEVFHEILSAREEKVIRMRFGILPTKLRTVLRLAKESEDESFPELVQTVKSLDIHYDTPIEKVQSRKNKIIDKHLSKYDSPKTLEEVGKEFKVTRERIRQIEAKTIRKFKPNQSNSKAKVLKDFFKG; encoded by the coding sequence ATGATGTTATCAAAAAAAGAAGTTAAAAACATGAAATCATTTGAAGAATTTAAGGAATATATTAATAAATTTCTTGAAGAAAATAACAATGAAATTGAACAAGAAAAAGTATTAGAGTTAATTAATGAACATTTTGAATTAGAAGATAATGATGTTGATGAATATTTTGAAGAATTATTGGCTAATGGTGTTGAATTTAGTGATGTAAATTTAGACACCGAAGATTTAACTGAAGATTTAGAAGATAACTCAGCTGCAATTAGCGATGAAAAAACCGCAAAAAAGCCACGGGAAGATCGCATTAAATATAAGGTCGGGGGAATTTCTAACGAAACAAAAATTCAAGATATTATTAAAGCTTATTTTAATGTGTTAGGAACAAGTAAAATTTTAACTCGGGATGAAGAAATTAAATATGCTAAAATGTTAGAATCTAGTGATCCTGAAGAAAAAAAATATGGTCGCGAAAAATTAATTACTTCTAACTTAAAACTTGTGGTATCAGTGGCGCGGAAACATTTAAACCGTGGTTTAGATTTTTCGGATTTAATTGAAGAAGGTAATATTGGATTAATGAAAGCAGTTGATAAGTTTGATTATACGAGAGGATTTAAATTCTCAACTTATGCAACGTGATGAATTCGTCAAGCCATTACTAGAGCCATTGCCGACCAGGGGCGAACAATTAGAATTCCTGTTCATATGGTTGAAACAATTAACAAGTTAACAAGAATTGAACGGCAATTAACCCAAGAATTAGGACGGGAACCTACTTTTGATGAAATTGCTGACCGTATGAGGCAAGGAATGACAGGGGAAAAAGTTCGGGAAATTAAACGATTATCAATTAAACCAGTATCATTAGAAAAACCAATTGGGGATGAAGACGATACTCATTTTGGTGACTTTGTTGATAATAAAGATATTTTTACGCCTGATGAATATGCTGAGAAAGAATCATTACGCGAAGTTATTGATGAAGTTTTTCATGAAATTTTATCCGCGCGGGAAGAAAAGGTGATTCGTATGCGCTTTGGAATTTTACCAACAAAATTACGAACTGTCCTACGCTTAGCAAAAGAAAGTGAGGATGAATCATTCCCAGAACTTGTCCAAACTGTTAAAAGTTTAGATATTCACTATGACACTCCGATTGAAAAAGTTCAAAGTCGTAAAAATAAAATTATTGATAAACACTTATCAAAATATGATTCGCCAAAAACATTAGAAGAGGTTGGAAAAGAGTTTAAAGTTACCCGTGAACGGATTCGTCAGATTGAAGCCAAAACAATTCGTAAGTTTAAACCTAATCAGTCAAATTCAAAAGCAAAAGTTTTGAAAGATTTCTTTAAGGGTTAA